The Micromonospora violae DNA segment CCTCCCCGTCCCGCGCGGCGCGCCACTGGCCGCCGTCGCGTCCCACCATCCCGCTGCCCGATCACAGCGGACAGAGGCGTTGCACCTGTGGGGCCCGGGACCAAAGACCCGTCAGCGAGCCGCGGCGGCCCGCGGTTGCGTACCCTCGTCCGGTGACTTCTGAGCTGTGGCTGCGCCCGGTCCGTGAGGATGACCTCGTCGAGTTCTTCCGGCACCAGCAGGACCCGGAGGCCAACCGGATGGCCGCGTTCGGCCCCAAGGACCCGACCGACCGCCGTGAGTTCGCCCAGCACTGGATCCGGGTGCTGACCAACCCGGCGAACCTGGTCCGCACCATCGAGGTCGACGGCGACGTGGTCGGCTACGTGAGCGCCTTCCCGGTCGGCGACCAGACCGAGGTCAGTTACTGGATCGACCCGACGCGCTGGGGCCGCGGTCACGCCACGGCGGCCCTGACCGCCCTGCTGCGCGAGCTGCCCCGGCCGGTGCACGCCCGCGCCGCCAAGGACAACGCCGCCTCCCTCGCGGTGCTGCGCAAGTGCGGCTTCGTGGTGGTCGGCGACGACTCGGGGTACGCCAACGGTCGCGGCGAAGACGTCGAGGAGTGGCTGCTGGAGCTGCCCGCCGATGCCTCTGACCTGGGCGGGCACTAGTCTCGCGGAGTGAACTGGTTGGATCTCGTCGGCTGGGCCGGCTCCGCGGTGCTGGTCTGGTCGCTGCTGCAGTCGCGCATCCTGCGGCTGCGCGCGCTCAACCTCATCGGCTGCTTCGTGCTGATCGGCTACAACGCCGCGATCGAGGTCTGGCCCGGGGTCGGGCTCAACGTCGTGCTCGCGGCGATCAACATCTGGTACCTGCGCGGGATGCTCGCCACCCGACACGACGAGAAGACGTACCAGGTGGTGGAGGTCGGCGTCGGCGACCAGTTCCTCGCGCACACGCTGCGGGTGCACGCCGCCGACATCAACCGGTTCAACCCTGGCTTCCGCTGGGACCCGGACGCGTCCGGGTGCTCGGCGTTCCTCGTGGTCACGGCCGACGAGGTGGTGGGGGTGGTGCTGTCGCACGCCGAGACACCCGGCGTCGCCCAGATCGACCTGGACTACGTGACCCCGAAGTTCCGTGACTTCACCCCTGGCGAGTTCGTCTACCGGCGCAGCCACCTGTTCACCGAACGCGGCTTCCACCGGGTGGTCAGCCCGCCCCGGATGGTCGCCCCCTACTACCACCGGCTCGGCTTCCGCCCCGAGGGCGACTCGTACGTCCTCGACCTGCCGGCGTCACCGACCAGCGCCACGGCCTAGCCAACCTCGACGCCCACTCGGCGTTTGCGTCACCCGGGCAGGATTCGGCCAGGGCCGGACGGGGCACAGACAACGCCTACGCCGGGCGGTTCACCGACCGGCGGGCGCCGCGCGGACCGACCGGCGTCACCACCGGAGAGGGAGCGAACCGGGCGTGCAGAGCTACGGGAGCCAACTGGCCCTGGTCGGAATCCTGGTCGTGATCAACGCGCTCTTCGCCGGCAGCGAGATGGCGCTGGTGTCACTGCGGGACAGCCAGATCCAACGGTTGGAACGCACCAGTCGAGGCGGGCGGGTGCTGGCCCGACTCGCCAAGGACCCGAACCGCTTCCTGGCCACCATCCAGATCGGCATCACCCTCGCCGGTTTCCTGGCCTCCGCCGCCGCGGCGGTCTCGCTGGCCAAACCCCTCGTGCCGCTGCTCGGGGTGTTCGGCGGCGCCGCCGAGACGGTGGCGATCGTGGCGGTCACCCTCGCGCTGACCTTCGTCACCCTGGTCTTCGGCGAGCTGGCGCCCAAGCGAATCGCCATGCAGGCCGCCGAGCGGTGGGCGCTGCTGGTGGCCCGCCCGCTCGACCTGCTCGCCAGCCTCACCCGCCCGGCCGTCTGGGCGCTCGGCGCCACCAGCGACCTGGTCGTGCGCCTGGTCGGGCTCAACCCGAAGCACGAGCCGGAGGAGATCGGCCCGGACGAGCTGCGCGACATCGTCGCCGGTAACCACGGCTTCACCAAGGAGCAGCGCACCATCATCGCGGGTGCCGTGGAGATCGCCGACCGGCGGTTGCGGGCTGTCCTCGTACCCCGCTTGCAGGTCTTCACGCTCGACAGCGGGACCACCGCGGAGGCCGCGCGGCTCGTGCTGGCCGCCACCGGGCACTCCCGTGCGCCGGTGGTGCGCCACGGGGGCCTGGACGACACGGCCGGAGTGATCCACCTTCGTGACCTGGTGGGCGTGCCCGACGACCGCCCGGTGGACGAGATCGCCCGACCGCCGATGCTGCTGCCCGACTCGCTACCGGTCGTGGACGCGCTGCGTCAGTTCAAGGCCGAGCGTCAGCACATCGCGCTCGTCGTGGACGAGCGCGGCGCCGTCGACGGCATCGTGACGCTGGAGGACATCCTGGAGGAGATCGTCGGCGAGATCTACGACGAGACCGACCGGGACGGCTATTCGGTGCGCCGCGACCCGGACGGCGCGCTGCTGCTGCCGGGCACCTTCCCGGTGCACGACCTCCCCGACGTCGGCGTGGAGCTGCCGTCGCGCCCGGCGGGCGACTACACCACCGTCGCCGGGCTGGTGCTGGCCCGGCTCGGGCACATCCCCACCGTCGCCGGCGAGGACGTCACGCTGGACGGCTGGGTGCTGGTCGTGGCCGGCATCGACCACCGGGCCATCACCGAGGTACGCCTGAGCCGCGTGCCCGACGAGGCTGACACCGACACCGACGCTGCCACCGACGCCGAGCCGGTGCTGGACGAGGCGCGCAGCTGAGGGCCGGGGCGCTCAGTCGTTGGCGAGGTTCTGCAGACGGACCTGCCCACGGGCGACCAACCGCTCGTCGGCGTCGGTGATCTCCACCTGCCAGAGCTGCTGGCTACGGCCCCGGTGCACAGGAGTGCCCACCGCCCGCAACTCGCCCTCGCGGACGGCCCGCAGGAAGTCGGTCTGGTTCGACACCCCCACGACCCTGCCCCGGTCGGCCAGCCACAGCGCGCCGCCGATGCTGGCGGCGGTCTCCACGGCCGCGCAGTACACGCCGCCGTGCTGGATGCCGTACGGCTGGTGCAGCTCCGGCCGGACCTGCCAACTGACGACCACCCGATCGGCGCTCGCCTCCTCGAACTTCAGACCGAGCAGGGCGACGAGCCCACCCGTCACGTCCGGCATCTCCACGGAGAACTCCTCCTCGATCAACAGGGCGCAAGCCTAACCGTGGCGGGTTGGACGAAACCCGGTACGGGTCGACGTGGGCGATGGGGGAGAATCGGTGACCGTGACCGACAGCAGCCTCCCGCCCACCGGGCGGGCCTCCCTGACCGATGACCTGCTCTGGCGTGGCCTCATCCAGGACTCGACCGGCCTCGATGAGCTGCGCGAGCTGCTCGACGGCGGGAGCGCCGCCACCTATTACGTGGGCTTCGACCCGACCGCGCCGAGCCTGCACGTCGGCCACCTCATGCAGGTCACCATGGCCCGCCGGCTGCAACTCGCCGGCCACCGCCCGTTGCTGCTCGTCGGCGGGGCGACCGGCCAGATCGGCGACCCGAAGGAGACCGCCGAGCGCACGCTCAACCCACCTGAGGTGATCGCCGGCTGGGTCGAGGGGATCCGCGACCAGCTCGCGCCCTTCGTGTCGTACACGGGTGAGAACGCGGCGCAGCTGGTCAACAACCTGGACTGGACCGGCGAGATGTCGGTGGTCGAGTTCCTGCGCGACGTGGGCAAGCACTTCCCGGTGAACAAGATGCTGGCGCGGGAGGTGGTGCGGGCCCGCTTGGAGACCGGCATCAGCTTCACCGAGTTCAGCTACCAGCTGTTGCAGTCGAACGACTTCTTCGAGCTGCACCGCCGCCACGGCTGTCAGCTCCAGTTCGGCGGTTCCGACCAGTGGGGCAACATCACCGCCGGCGTCGACTACGTCCGCCGACGGGGGGCCGGGCCGGTGCAGGCGTTCACCACGCCGCTGGTCACCAAGTCCGACGGCACGAAGTTCGGCAAGACCGAGGGCGGCGCGGTCTGGCTCGACCCCACGATGACCAGCCCGTACGCGTTCTACCAGTTCTGGCTCAACGTCGAGGACGGCGAGGTGGACCGCTACCTGCGGTACTTCAGCTTCCGCACCCGCGACGAGTTGGAGGAGCTGGCGAAGGCGACCGCCGAACGGCCGGCGGCCCGGTTGGCGCAGCGGGCGCTCGCCGAGGAGTTGACCACCCTCGTGCACGGCGCCGACGAGACCCGACAGGCGATCGCCGCCAGCCAGGCGCTCTTCGGTCGCGGTTCACTGGACGAGTTGGCACCGGAGACCCTGCGCGCGGCCCTGACCGAGGCCGGCCTCGTACGCCTCACCGGCGAATTGCCGGATGTGGCAGGTCTGCTGCGGGACTCCGGGCTGGTGAACGGCCTCAAGGAGGCCCGGCGAGTCATCGCCGAGGGTGGCGCCTACGTCAACAACAACCGGGTGACCGAGGTGGACGCCAAGGTGTCGCCGGCCGATCTGCTGCATGGGCGATACCTGGTGCTACGTCGGGGCAAGCGGTCGTTCGCGGGCGTTGAGCTGGGCGAATAGCCGTCTGTCGACGGTGTGACGGGCGACGCGTCCGGCGGATTTGACGATCATCCCGCCGGACGCGTAACTTTCTCTCTGCCAGCGCGGAACGGACGAAACAGGCGAAAGCCTGAAACGGCCGGAGCGCCGGCCCAACGGCCTGGGGGTCGGGTGGGCATGCCCACCGGAGCCCCAACCGGGAGGTGCCACCAGAAACGCCGCGAGGCGGATTTGGCGCGGCGAAACCGACCGGGTATGGTTACGAGCCGGCAGGGCACCGGGCGGGTCGCGGGAAATCGCGACGGCCGGCCTGCTGGAACCCATGACGACTGCGGCGCAAGCCGGTCGAGACATGGTGCCCGCATTAATCGGGTGAAGCATGGCGAACCGCGAAATACCGGTTTGACACGGCGGAAACGAGCGGGTAACGTAGTAAAAGTGCCTGGCGCTGAAAGCGCCGGGGGCGCGGTTCGGAAAAGCCCCGGGATGGGTGCCGCTGTGTGTGGTGCTTTGATCGGTGTGTGGTTGTTCTTTGAGAACTCAACAGGGTGCTTGTAAAGCCAGTGCCAATTATGATTTATACCCCGGACTGGTCAGGCTTCGGTTTGGCTGGTTGGGATTCCTTTGGCAACAATTTGTTTGTTGTCAGGATTGTTTTCCAATTTTTTGTTGGAGAGTTTGATCCTGGCTCAGGACGAACGCTGGCGGCGTGCTTAACACATGCAAGTCGAGCGGAAAGGCCCTTCGGGGTACTCGAGCGGCGAACGGGTGAGTAACACGTGAGCAACCTGCCCCAAGCTTTGGGATAACCCTCGGAAACGGGGGCTAATACCGAATATTACTGCTGGTCGCATGGCTGGTGGTGGAAAGTTTTTCGGCTTGGGATGGGCTCGCGGCCTATCAGCTTGTTGGTGGGGTGATGGCCTACCAAGGCGACGACGGGTAGCCGGCCTGAGAGGGCGACCGGCCACACTGGGACTGAGACACGGCCCAGACTCCTACGGGAGGCAGCAGTGGGGAATATTGCACAATGGGCGGAAGCCTGATGCAGCGACGCCGCGTGAGGGATGACGGCCTTCGGGTTGTAAACCTCTTTCAGCAGGGACGAAGCGAGAGTGACGGTACCTGCAGAAGAAGCACCGGCCAACTACGTGCCAGCAGCCGCGGTAAGACGTAGGGTGCGAGCGTTGTCCGGATTTATTGGGCGTAAAGAGCTCGTAGGCGGCTTGTCGCGTCGACCGTGAAAACTTGGGGCTCAACCCCAAGCCTGCGGTCGATACGGGCAGGCTAGAGTTCGGTAGGGGAGACTGGAATTCCTGGTGTAGCGGTGAAATGCGCAGATATCAGGAGGAACACCGGTGGCGAAGGCGGGTCTCTGGGCCGATACTGACGCTGAGGAGCGAAAGCGTGGGGAGCGAACAGGATTAGATACCCTGGTAGTCCACGCTGTAAACGTTGGGCGCTAGGTGTGGGGGGCCTCTCCGGTTCCCTGTGCCGCAGCTAACGCATTAAGCGCCCCGCCTGGGGAGTACGGCCGCAAGGCTAAAACTCAAAGGAATTGACGGGGGCCCGCACAAGCGGCGGAGCATGCGGATTAATTCGATGCAACGCGAAGAACCTTACCTGGGTTTGACATGGCCGCAAAACCTCCAGAGATGGGGGGTCCTTCGGGGGCGGTCACAGGTGGTGCATGGCTGTCGTCAGCTCGTGTCGTGAGATGTTGGGTTAAGTCCCGCAACGAGCGCAACCCTCGTTCGATGTTGCCAGCGCGTTATGGCGGGGACTCATCGAAGACTGCCGGGGTCAACTCGGAGGAAGGTGGGGATGACGTCAAGTCATCATGCCCCTTATGTCCAGGGCTTCACGCATGCTACAATGGCCGGTACAATGGGCTGCGATACCGTGAGGTGGAGCGAATCCCAAAAAGCCGGTCTCAGTTCGGATCGGGGTCTGCAACTCGACCCCGTGAAGTCGGAGTCGCTAGTAATCGCAGATCAGCAACGCTGCGGTGAATACGTTCCCGGGCCTTGTACACACCGCCCGTCACGTCACGAAAGTCGGCAACACCCGAAGCCGGTGGCCCAACCCTTGTGGAGGGAGCCGTCGAAGGTGGGGCTGGCGATTGGGACGAAGTCGTAACAAGGTAGCCGTACCGGAAGGTGCGGCTGGATCACCTCCTTTCTAAGGAGCACCTTCCGACGAAAGTCGGTAAGGAGCCCGCGCTGCCCGAATGTGGTGGTGGGGTGCTCAGATGGCGGAGACACTGGCAAGTTTTTCCTCGGCAACGGCCGGGATCGCTTAGTACAGCCGCCCCTTGGGGTGGTGGGAACGGATCGGTTCTGGTGCGGCTGAGAAAGAATGTAAGCACCCTGTTGGGTCCTGAAAGAACAACCAGTGGTTGTTTCTTTCGGAGCCGTAGCGAGCCTGTGGGTTCGTGAGGTTGCCAGGCATGGCCTGGCTCCACATACCGCTGGTCTGAGAGGGCCGGGTTTTGGTGTGGGGCTGTTGGGGTTGTGGGTTGGTCGTTTGTTGAGAATTGCACAGTGGACGCGAGCATCTTTGTGGTCAAGTTGTCAAGGGCGAACGGTGGATGCCTTGGCACCAGGAGCCGATGAAGGACGTGGGAGGCCGCGATAGGCCTGGGGGAGCTGTCAACCAAGCTGTGATCCCAGGGTGTCCGAATGGGGAAACCTGGCACCAGTCATGTGGTGTCACCCACACCTGAACACATAGGGTGTGTGGAGGGAACGCGGGGAAGTGAAACATCTCAGTACCCGTAGGAAGAGAAAACAATTTAGTGATTCCGTGAGTAGTGGCGAGCGAAAGCGGATTGAGGCTAAACCGG contains these protein-coding regions:
- the tyrS gene encoding tyrosine--tRNA ligase, encoding MTDSSLPPTGRASLTDDLLWRGLIQDSTGLDELRELLDGGSAATYYVGFDPTAPSLHVGHLMQVTMARRLQLAGHRPLLLVGGATGQIGDPKETAERTLNPPEVIAGWVEGIRDQLAPFVSYTGENAAQLVNNLDWTGEMSVVEFLRDVGKHFPVNKMLAREVVRARLETGISFTEFSYQLLQSNDFFELHRRHGCQLQFGGSDQWGNITAGVDYVRRRGAGPVQAFTTPLVTKSDGTKFGKTEGGAVWLDPTMTSPYAFYQFWLNVEDGEVDRYLRYFSFRTRDELEELAKATAERPAARLAQRALAEELTTLVHGADETRQAIAASQALFGRGSLDELAPETLRAALTEAGLVRLTGELPDVAGLLRDSGLVNGLKEARRVIAEGGAYVNNNRVTEVDAKVSPADLLHGRYLVLRRGKRSFAGVELGE
- a CDS encoding PaaI family thioesterase translates to MPDVTGGLVALLGLKFEEASADRVVVSWQVRPELHQPYGIQHGGVYCAAVETAASIGGALWLADRGRVVGVSNQTDFLRAVREGELRAVGTPVHRGRSQQLWQVEITDADERLVARGQVRLQNLAND
- a CDS encoding hemolysin family protein, with the translated sequence MQSYGSQLALVGILVVINALFAGSEMALVSLRDSQIQRLERTSRGGRVLARLAKDPNRFLATIQIGITLAGFLASAAAAVSLAKPLVPLLGVFGGAAETVAIVAVTLALTFVTLVFGELAPKRIAMQAAERWALLVARPLDLLASLTRPAVWALGATSDLVVRLVGLNPKHEPEEIGPDELRDIVAGNHGFTKEQRTIIAGAVEIADRRLRAVLVPRLQVFTLDSGTTAEAARLVLAATGHSRAPVVRHGGLDDTAGVIHLRDLVGVPDDRPVDEIARPPMLLPDSLPVVDALRQFKAERQHIALVVDERGAVDGIVTLEDILEEIVGEIYDETDRDGYSVRRDPDGALLLPGTFPVHDLPDVGVELPSRPAGDYTTVAGLVLARLGHIPTVAGEDVTLDGWVLVVAGIDHRAITEVRLSRVPDEADTDTDAATDAEPVLDEARS
- a CDS encoding GNAT family N-acetyltransferase — translated: MTSELWLRPVREDDLVEFFRHQQDPEANRMAAFGPKDPTDRREFAQHWIRVLTNPANLVRTIEVDGDVVGYVSAFPVGDQTEVSYWIDPTRWGRGHATAALTALLRELPRPVHARAAKDNAASLAVLRKCGFVVVGDDSGYANGRGEDVEEWLLELPADASDLGGH